In the genome of bacterium, one region contains:
- a CDS encoding thioredoxin family protein, whose product MKRLMFLMFLIPVIACAQDGYKVGDAVKDFKLKNVDSKFVSLKDMKDAKGVIVVFTCNTCPYAQAYEQRVIDLHNKFASAGYPVIAINPNDPNVQPGDSFDKMVERARDKKYPFAYVMDETQEIAKAFGATRTPHVYLLQNKGDKFEVAYIGAIDDNTEDGSLAKNKYVELAVDALSKGQKPATNFTKAIGCTIKWKKNS is encoded by the coding sequence ATGAAGCGATTAATGTTTTTGATGTTTTTAATTCCTGTGATCGCCTGTGCGCAGGACGGTTACAAAGTCGGCGATGCCGTTAAAGATTTTAAATTGAAAAACGTCGACAGCAAATTCGTGTCGCTGAAAGACATGAAAGACGCCAAAGGCGTTATCGTTGTATTTACATGCAATACCTGTCCGTATGCTCAGGCGTATGAACAGCGTGTCATTGATCTGCATAATAAATTTGCATCGGCGGGTTATCCCGTAATAGCGATCAATCCCAACGATCCGAATGTACAACCCGGAGACTCCTTTGACAAAATGGTCGAACGCGCCCGTGATAAAAAATATCCATTTGCTTACGTGATGGACGAAACACAGGAAATAGCGAAAGCTTTCGGAGCCACGCGTACGCCGCATGTTTATTTATTGCAGAACAAAGGCGATAAATTCGAAGTGGCGTACATCGGCGCCATCGATGATAATACGGAAGACGGCTCCTTGGCAAAAAACAAATACGTTGAATTAGCCGTCGATGCTTTAAGTAAAGGTCAAAAACCTGCGACCAATTTCACCAAAGCGATCGGCTGTACGATCAAGTGGAAAAAGAATTCCTAA
- a CDS encoding DUF2339 domain-containing protein, with protein sequence MTDQEKIEALEKRLQFITTTLINAQTELAKVKTDLEVMRKKEAGQTVIETKVEAKAPVVAPIQEHKTEIPKPVQPKPTTVTAAPSPAKKNMEEFIGGNVINKIGIVILVLGFGILLKYAIDNDLINPLTRVVIGLASGAAVLVLAFRMKEKYNAFSAVLLSGGIAILYFSIFAAYDFYGLIPQALAFVLMVLLTAFTVFAATIYNRQIIGIYGLVGAYAVPFLLSEGEGKVVILLSYVTIINVGILFLAFRRNWVWLNYLAFTFTWLIFNAWFIDRYKQDEHLAIAIGFSLAFFIMFYLMTVAYKFIKKEVFGIKDVFILSMNSFIYYGVGYTIFDKIDNGLYLGLFTVANAVLHFPFTVYSYKANLTDRRFFYLQIGLVLSFISIAIPVQLNGNWVTLIWGIEAFLLFWIGRTQKVVFYERLAYAVVILSFISLIQDWETAYNFYNVEDPENWRFMFNINFLTSLIVVLSYICIVKYSFDSKFLYAEIEKSLITKIGNYMVAILMIFLTYFTMFNEIGAYWDHLYYSSQLVIDGTIYNYDLNEFKDIWLINYTFVFLSVLTLLVYKRWPIRGLVWSALGLNIFFMTIALFVILEALIALRTSYIGVSEFTQYFPPGPMHIGIRYLCYFFAAELVYLTMQMLNRHLPEYTRYFPVFVNLLVIAILSNELTTWLVLMNPEAYDEMERLSYQIGYSILWGVYSLAAIGYGIWKRRKVLRIFAIVLFAITLIKLYLIDLGDISTGYKIILFIALGVLLLTVSFLYQKFKHIIFGEDEKK encoded by the coding sequence ATGACCGACCAAGAAAAAATCGAAGCGTTGGAAAAACGGCTTCAATTTATTACAACAACCTTGATCAATGCCCAGACGGAACTAGCCAAAGTAAAGACTGATCTGGAGGTCATGCGGAAAAAGGAAGCCGGTCAAACAGTCATTGAAACGAAAGTTGAAGCGAAAGCTCCAGTTGTTGCGCCGATACAAGAACACAAAACTGAAATTCCAAAGCCGGTGCAGCCTAAACCAACTACAGTGACCGCTGCACCCTCGCCAGCAAAGAAAAATATGGAAGAATTTATCGGCGGGAATGTCATCAATAAAATCGGAATTGTCATTCTCGTTTTGGGGTTTGGAATACTTTTGAAGTATGCTATCGACAATGATCTGATCAATCCGCTTACACGCGTTGTCATTGGTCTGGCGTCTGGAGCCGCTGTGCTTGTATTGGCGTTCAGAATGAAAGAAAAATATAATGCCTTCAGCGCAGTATTGCTCAGCGGAGGCATTGCGATATTATATTTTTCTATTTTTGCGGCCTATGATTTTTACGGACTCATTCCGCAAGCATTGGCTTTTGTGCTGATGGTCCTGCTTACCGCTTTTACTGTCTTTGCTGCAACGATCTACAATCGGCAAATCATTGGTATATACGGTCTCGTCGGCGCGTATGCGGTTCCTTTTCTTTTGAGTGAAGGAGAAGGCAAAGTAGTCATCTTATTATCGTATGTGACTATAATCAATGTTGGTATTTTATTTCTTGCTTTTCGGCGCAATTGGGTATGGCTTAATTATCTGGCCTTTACGTTTACCTGGCTGATTTTTAATGCTTGGTTTATTGACCGTTATAAACAAGACGAGCATTTGGCCATTGCTATCGGCTTTAGCTTGGCATTTTTTATCATGTTCTATTTAATGACTGTGGCCTATAAGTTTATTAAAAAAGAAGTTTTTGGGATCAAAGACGTGTTCATTCTCTCGATGAATAGTTTTATTTATTACGGAGTCGGTTATACGATTTTTGATAAAATTGACAACGGCCTTTACCTTGGATTATTTACTGTGGCCAATGCTGTTTTACATTTTCCTTTTACCGTCTATTCGTACAAAGCCAATCTTACAGACCGAAGATTCTTTTATTTACAAATTGGCTTGGTGCTTTCGTTTATAAGCATTGCAATTCCGGTGCAGTTGAATGGTAATTGGGTAACGTTGATATGGGGAATCGAAGCGTTCTTGCTTTTCTGGATCGGCCGTACTCAAAAAGTTGTTTTTTATGAAAGGCTGGCTTATGCCGTCGTGATCTTGAGTTTTATCAGTCTCATTCAGGATTGGGAAACCGCTTATAATTTTTATAACGTGGAAGATCCAGAAAACTGGCGATTCATGTTTAATATAAATTTCTTAACCTCATTGATCGTTGTACTTTCGTACATCTGCATTGTGAAATATTCTTTCGACTCTAAATTTTTATATGCCGAAATCGAAAAATCGTTGATAACGAAAATCGGCAACTACATGGTCGCAATCCTGATGATTTTTTTGACGTATTTTACAATGTTCAATGAGATCGGCGCATATTGGGATCACTTATATTATTCATCACAACTGGTCATCGATGGTACGATCTATAATTATGATCTGAATGAATTCAAAGACATTTGGCTGATCAATTACACGTTTGTATTTCTTTCGGTATTGACGTTACTGGTATATAAACGGTGGCCGATTCGCGGATTAGTATGGTCAGCTTTGGGGTTAAATATCTTTTTTATGACTATCGCATTGTTTGTGATTTTGGAGGCCTTGATCGCACTGAGAACAAGCTACATCGGCGTCAGCGAATTCACGCAATATTTTCCTCCCGGACCGATGCATATTGGAATTCGTTATCTATGTTACTTTTTTGCCGCTGAATTGGTTTATTTAACGATGCAAATGTTGAATCGTCATCTACCGGAATACACGCGGTACTTTCCTGTTTTCGTTAATTTACTCGTGATTGCAATACTGAGTAATGAACTTACAACATGGCTGGTTTTAATGAACCCTGAAGCATACGATGAAATGGAGCGGTTGTCGTATCAAATCGGTTATTCGATTTTATGGGGAGTATATTCGCTAGCTGCCATCGGGTATGGAATTTGGAAACGAAGAAAAGTATTGAGAATTTTTGCGATTGTTTTATTTGCCATCACTTTGATCAAACTGTATCTTATCGATCTTGGAGATATCTCAACCGGATACAAAATTATCCTGTTCATTGCTCTCGGTGTTTTGCTGTTAACCGTTTCGTTCTTATATCAAAAATTCAAACATATAATCTTTGGAGAAGATGAGAAAAAATAA
- a CDS encoding DUF3999 family protein encodes MRKNKTNVVIALLILLQSAAFAQMNRYDYKRRLENIAEKNWYSIRLGGEILSKMSLSMEDVRIYRLSNSDTVEVPYVMESMGSKFEKNELAFEIINKSYDKQSGWQYFTLRQAQRHTVNRIELKFDEKNFDWKIDIDGSFDQKQWLTVAENQRIVRLSNEFVEYEYATLDFPASDYTYFRVTLKSSSKPVQLERAVVYDYARREGNYYGAPVIDIKTEQNKKEQITSVIVALQQKYAVNELRLNIDNSKDFYRRVKTYHSAGLIKTANGEIENWIYIGDFIASSLEPVDYSFQAVQTNKLKLEIINRNDQPLKVDSVKILGNYFELKSELEPGADYYLVYGRKDDVSPQYDVIYFQDKIPEKLKNVTLGEEWKMEKQVELTQPLLVSQWWLWAIMIIVILLIGGYSIHMLKGMSKAG; translated from the coding sequence ATGAGAAAAAATAAAACTAATGTTGTTATTGCATTGCTGATTCTTTTACAAAGCGCAGCTTTTGCGCAGATGAATCGGTACGATTACAAACGCCGTCTTGAAAATATTGCTGAGAAAAACTGGTATTCTATTCGTCTCGGCGGCGAAATTCTGTCCAAAATGTCTTTGTCCATGGAAGACGTTCGTATTTACCGTCTCTCCAATTCAGACACGGTTGAAGTGCCATATGTGATGGAATCGATGGGATCCAAATTTGAAAAGAATGAACTAGCCTTTGAAATCATTAATAAAAGCTACGACAAGCAAAGCGGATGGCAATATTTTACATTGCGGCAAGCCCAGCGGCATACGGTCAATCGTATTGAATTAAAGTTTGACGAGAAAAATTTTGATTGGAAAATCGATATTGATGGCAGCTTCGATCAGAAGCAATGGCTGACGGTTGCCGAAAATCAACGCATCGTTCGATTAAGCAATGAATTCGTCGAGTATGAATATGCTACTTTGGATTTTCCGGCGTCAGATTATACCTATTTCCGGGTGACACTTAAATCTTCTTCTAAACCGGTGCAACTGGAAAGAGCTGTTGTTTACGATTATGCACGACGTGAAGGAAATTATTATGGCGCGCCGGTTATCGATATTAAAACCGAACAAAATAAGAAGGAACAGATCACGTCCGTTATCGTTGCTCTCCAACAAAAATATGCCGTAAATGAACTTCGATTGAATATAGACAATTCAAAAGATTTCTATCGACGTGTGAAGACATATCATTCGGCTGGACTAATCAAGACAGCAAATGGTGAGATTGAAAACTGGATTTATATAGGTGATTTTATTGCTTCATCCCTTGAACCGGTTGATTATAGTTTTCAAGCAGTACAGACGAATAAATTGAAACTAGAGATCATCAATCGTAACGATCAGCCGCTCAAAGTTGATTCAGTCAAAATTCTTGGAAATTATTTTGAACTTAAAAGTGAGTTGGAACCAGGTGCCGATTATTACCTTGTGTATGGGCGCAAAGATGATGTATCGCCTCAATACGACGTTATTTATTTTCAAGACAAAATTCCTGAGAAATTAAAGAACGTGACATTAGGTGAAGAATGGAAAATGGAAAAACAAGTAGAGTTGACTCAGCCGCTTTTAGTTAGTCAATGGTGGCTGTGGGCTATTATGATTATTGTAATTTTATTGATTGGTGGATATTCTATTCATATGCTGAAAGGCATGAGTAAAGCCGGGTAA
- the pabB gene encoding aminodeoxychorismate synthase component I translates to MTLQTTSFDWLGSPHELYAKLYPSPFSFFLFSSMHDHPNSRYSYMGYDPYMIFQSKGPAISFFANGKWNHFNGNPLVEFEKIFNEEFSKWTFTETEQHYFSGGAVGYWGYDLKDFLEELPSKSAKEFDLPDSFWMFYQSFIVIDHHYDNYFIVGNLQETQKLIDKINSTITPATITCDYNISPSVSESEYINNILSIKESIGAGDVYEVNLTQRFHVQFKSNEPWRDFNIFRSLTEVSSAPFSAIIKSPEFSVISSSPERFLKIHDREIESQPIKGTRPCGNGFSEDEQNYLDLYTSDKDHAENLMIVDLVRNDLGRISKAGSIIVKDLFKIEKFSTVFQMLSTISGKLSDGVSAMDAIRACFPPGSMTGAPKISAMKIIEKLEPYKRSIYSGAIGYMAFDGSCDLSVIIRTLILMGEKGYFQTGGAIVWDSDPKKEHAECWDKAKGILNALEKLKP, encoded by the coding sequence ATGACTTTACAAACGACATCGTTTGATTGGTTAGGATCTCCACACGAATTGTACGCGAAACTCTATCCTAGCCCATTCAGCTTTTTTCTATTCAGTTCGATGCACGATCATCCCAACTCACGCTATTCATATATGGGCTACGATCCTTATATGATTTTCCAATCGAAAGGTCCGGCAATTTCATTTTTTGCAAATGGCAAATGGAATCATTTTAATGGAAATCCACTGGTTGAGTTCGAGAAAATATTTAATGAAGAATTCTCGAAATGGACTTTCACGGAAACTGAACAACATTATTTTTCCGGAGGCGCTGTCGGATATTGGGGATATGATTTGAAAGATTTTTTGGAAGAATTGCCATCAAAATCCGCAAAAGAATTTGACTTGCCCGACAGTTTTTGGATGTTTTACCAAAGTTTTATTGTCATTGACCATCATTATGACAATTATTTTATCGTTGGGAATCTCCAAGAAACTCAAAAATTAATCGATAAAATTAACAGTACGATTACCCCTGCTACGATCACCTGCGATTACAACATTTCTCCTAGCGTGTCTGAGAGCGAGTATATTAACAATATTTTATCAATCAAAGAAAGCATCGGAGCCGGCGACGTCTATGAAGTCAATTTAACTCAACGGTTTCACGTACAGTTTAAAAGCAATGAACCTTGGCGTGATTTCAATATTTTCCGATCACTCACCGAAGTCAGTTCGGCGCCTTTTTCAGCAATTATAAAGAGCCCGGAGTTTTCTGTGATCAGTTCTTCACCGGAGCGATTTTTAAAAATTCATGACCGGGAAATTGAGAGTCAGCCTATCAAAGGGACTCGTCCTTGTGGCAATGGATTTTCCGAAGATGAACAAAATTATCTCGATCTGTACACCAGCGATAAAGATCACGCCGAAAACCTGATGATTGTCGATCTTGTACGCAACGACTTGGGCCGTATCTCCAAGGCCGGTTCGATTATTGTCAAAGATTTATTCAAAATCGAAAAGTTTTCAACTGTATTCCAAATGCTATCCACAATTTCAGGAAAGTTGAGCGATGGCGTCTCAGCTATGGATGCTATTCGCGCATGTTTTCCTCCCGGCTCGATGACCGGCGCTCCCAAAATCAGTGCTATGAAAATCATTGAAAAACTGGAGCCCTACAAGCGCAGTATTTATTCAGGCGCTATCGGGTATATGGCCTTCGACGGCAGTTGCGATTTATCCGTGATAATCAGGACGCTGATTCTAATGGGAGAAAAAGGATATTTTCAAACCGGGGGAGCTATCGTATGGGATTCCGACCCAAAGAAAGAACATGCAGAATGTTGGGATAAAGCAAAAGGAATCTTGAACGCTTTGGAAAAGTTAAAACCGTAA
- a CDS encoding aminotransferase class IV, with protein sequence MIAFFNGNYLPEKNIAIACTDRGFLYGDGLFETLRCVNRTVVSYYDHFDRFQDGCRRTRIPLTYTAVEIREVITELLQRNALTDATIRITITRGTTDQFGFGFSSSAESSFLVMIRPNKKLPADLYQNGVSIDFSHFPIMPESGAALKSTSAQYYALMKQTALDQQCYEMILCDHFDKILEGTSSNIFIVAAGTVSTPPLSKGVLEGITRKRVIEITQNKLQLPFAENSFSKKELLAADEIFLTNTNVEILPVTHAGVKAISNGKIGPITQKILNTFRQTLIEILE encoded by the coding sequence TTGATCGCATTTTTTAATGGGAATTATTTACCCGAAAAAAACATAGCTATTGCTTGTACCGATCGCGGTTTTCTATATGGAGACGGCCTTTTTGAGACGCTGAGGTGTGTCAACCGTACTGTCGTAAGTTACTATGATCACTTTGACCGTTTTCAGGATGGCTGTCGACGTACGCGAATACCTTTGACTTATACAGCTGTAGAAATTCGTGAAGTGATTACCGAACTCTTACAACGTAATGCCCTTACGGATGCAACCATTCGAATCACTATTACTCGCGGTACAACGGATCAATTTGGTTTTGGTTTTTCGTCTTCAGCCGAATCTTCGTTTCTTGTTATGATCAGACCAAACAAAAAACTTCCGGCAGATCTTTATCAAAATGGTGTGAGTATCGATTTCAGTCATTTTCCAATAATGCCTGAAAGCGGAGCTGCTCTCAAAAGCACCAGTGCTCAATATTATGCGTTGATGAAACAAACAGCGCTGGACCAACAGTGTTATGAAATGATCCTTTGTGATCACTTCGATAAGATATTGGAAGGTACATCGAGTAATATTTTTATTGTAGCTGCCGGAACAGTTTCAACTCCTCCCTTGAGTAAAGGGGTGTTGGAAGGCATTACACGAAAACGGGTCATTGAAATCACTCAAAACAAACTCCAATTACCATTCGCTGAAAACAGTTTTTCTAAAAAAGAACTTTTGGCCGCCGATGAAATTTTCCTGACCAATACTAATGTTGAGATTTTACCCGTTACCCACGCCGGAGTCAAAGCCATTTCTAATGGTAAAATCGGGCCGATTACTCAAAAAATCTTAAATACGTTCCGCCAAACCTTAATAGAAATCCTCGAATGA
- the mqnC gene encoding dehypoxanthine futalosine cyclase produces MLDKIFYKIENGERLTFEDGLELYRCKELPVLSFMADYMRRKKKNDNVVTYIIDRNINYTNVCVDKCSFCAFYRPVGSDEGYVLLYEEIDRKIEELISLEGIQILMQGGLNPKLKIGYYEDLFRHLKSKFPQIWLHVLSAPEIDYIAKVSELSVEETLVRLKAAGLDSVPGAGAEILVDRVRAAISRGKCDTHKWLNVHATSHKLGITTTATMMYGHVETLEERIEHIMKIRDLQDVSLEKYGKGFTAFIPWNFQPDNVPLGTRENIRLTTPVEYLQTLAISRIMLDNIDNFQVSWVTQGKEIGQMGLNYGANDFGSLMIEENVVSQNGTAFNVTVKDIEKMITDAGYQPKRRNNHYEWLN; encoded by the coding sequence ATGCTCGACAAAATTTTTTATAAAATTGAAAATGGGGAACGGCTGACTTTTGAAGACGGGCTGGAGTTGTATCGTTGTAAAGAACTGCCCGTACTGAGTTTTATGGCCGATTACATGCGTCGTAAAAAGAAAAATGACAACGTGGTAACATATATTATAGATCGTAATATCAACTATACGAATGTGTGTGTGGACAAATGCAGTTTCTGCGCGTTTTATCGTCCGGTTGGCTCTGACGAAGGGTATGTACTACTTTACGAAGAGATCGACCGAAAGATCGAAGAGCTAATCAGTCTTGAAGGTATTCAGATTCTAATGCAGGGTGGCTTGAATCCGAAATTGAAAATCGGGTATTACGAAGATCTTTTCCGCCATCTAAAATCGAAATTTCCACAAATCTGGCTGCATGTTTTGAGCGCTCCTGAAATCGATTACATTGCCAAAGTATCCGAACTTTCGGTTGAGGAAACGCTGGTTCGTTTAAAAGCGGCTGGTCTTGATTCAGTACCGGGAGCCGGTGCTGAAATTCTGGTCGATCGAGTGCGAGCGGCTATTTCGCGCGGCAAGTGCGACACGCATAAATGGCTTAACGTTCATGCCACGAGTCACAAGCTTGGCATTACTACGACGGCTACAATGATGTACGGTCATGTTGAGACCCTCGAAGAGCGTATCGAACACATAATGAAAATCCGTGATTTACAGGATGTAAGTCTCGAAAAATACGGCAAAGGTTTTACCGCATTTATCCCATGGAATTTCCAACCCGATAACGTGCCTCTTGGAACGAGAGAAAATATCCGGCTTACCACCCCGGTCGAATACCTACAGACGCTTGCAATTTCAAGAATCATGTTGGACAATATTGATAACTTCCAAGTTTCTTGGGTGACGCAGGGAAAAGAAATCGGGCAAATGGGATTGAATTACGGTGCTAATGACTTTGGCAGTTTGATGATTGAGGAAAATGTTGTCAGCCAGAATGGTACGGCCTTTAATGTTACCGTCAAAGATATCGAAAAAATGATAACGGATGCTGGTTATCAACCCAAACGTAGAAATAATCACTACGAGTGGTTGAATTAA
- a CDS encoding isoprenylcysteine carboxylmethyltransferase family protein, whose amino-acid sequence MKIEKIGYWLFKMRSYTPILFLIVCLWWGQFDPLMYYTGTALILSGELLRIWSVSHIGPGSRVIEKAIGPKLVISGPYRLVRNPIYLSNLLIYLGFAVLSNVFFPVFSVITLSVFLIIYYCIIRYEENFLQETFGAPFIAYKKSVRRFIPDFFSYLKPDYNEPDLRLSLKSEKTTLAAIFISWIAITMRMILKL is encoded by the coding sequence ATGAAAATTGAAAAGATAGGATATTGGTTATTCAAGATGAGAAGCTATACACCAATTCTTTTTCTTATAGTTTGCTTGTGGTGGGGCCAATTTGACCCGCTCATGTATTATACAGGTACTGCTTTGATTTTGTCAGGTGAATTGCTAAGAATCTGGTCAGTTAGTCACATAGGTCCAGGATCGCGTGTAATAGAAAAAGCCATTGGCCCTAAACTAGTTATTTCAGGCCCTTATAGACTAGTACGTAATCCGATTTATCTAAGTAATTTATTAATATATTTAGGTTTCGCAGTATTGTCAAACGTTTTCTTTCCGGTATTTTCTGTTATAACACTCTCTGTCTTTTTAATCATTTATTATTGCATAATTCGATATGAAGAAAACTTTTTGCAAGAAACATTCGGCGCACCTTTTATCGCTTACAAAAAATCAGTAAGAAGGTTTATTCCGGATTTTTTTTCATACCTTAAACCTGACTACAATGAGCCTGATCTTCGACTTTCGTTAAAATCTGAAAAAACGACATTGGCTGCGATCTTTATTTCGTGGATAGCAATTACAATGCGAATGATTTTAAAGCTATAA